From Hippoglossus stenolepis isolate QCI-W04-F060 chromosome 6, HSTE1.2, whole genome shotgun sequence, a single genomic window includes:
- the LOC118110989 gene encoding neuronal acetylcholine receptor subunit alpha-2 — translation MDMFKCLSLLFFTLPPQVCFQVRPRAHAEERLLQDLFVHYNKLSRPVENTSDTVMVHFGLSIAQLIDVDEKNQMMTTNVWVKQEWNDYKLRWKPEEYENVTSIRIPSEVIWRPDIVLYNNADGDFAVTHLTKAHLFYDGRIKWMPPAIYKSSCSIDVTFFPFDQQSCKMKFGSWTYDRAKIDLINMDSDVDQMDYWESGEWVIINAVGKYNTKKYECCTEIYADITYYFIIRRLPLFYTINLIIPCLLISCLTVLVFYLPSQCGEKITLCISVLLSLTVFLLLITEIIPSTSLVIPLIGEYLLFTMVFVTLSIVITVFVLNVHHRSPQTHGMPQWVRRVFLDLVPRVLFMKRPPGTAKQNCKKLIEMMHRPTTVSATGNSLAFWAGLETGLRQMGQIENTLPKTPPESPSILVCSPSPHSSPPEGHTEEDHPLKGNIFCQSTSSQYSVLSDKQLLRGHNCTGLSSSQLSLPPSLPLGPLHSLYRGEPNTLAPNGRSVSVEEMCNQQTELTQRAGHHCRPCSFQYCCLHDEGSGVIRFTGRVKKQAPTDHHRSQTLTAEFTKDASTQQDTIVPTISPAMQRAIEGVQYIADHLRAEDADFSVKEDWKYVAMVIDRIFLWMFVLVCILGSVGLFLPPWLAGMI, via the exons ATGGATATGTTCAAATGTTTGAGCTTACTTTTCTTCACTCTTCCTCCACAAG TTTGTTTCCAAGTTAGACCTCGTGCCCACGCTGAAGAGAGGCTGCTCCAGGATCTGTTTGTACATTACAATAAGCTCTCCAGGCCTGTGGAAAACACTTCAGACACAGTGATGGTCCACTTTGGCCTTTCCATTGCCCAGCTTATTGATGTG GACGAGAAGAACCAGATGATGACGACAAACGTCTGGGTCAAGCAA GAATGGAATGATTACAAACTGCGCTGGAAGCCGGAGGAATACGAGAATGTCACCTCCATCCGTATTCCCTCAGAGGTCATCTGGAGGCCAGACATTGTCCTCTACAACAA TGCGGACGGCGACTTTGCAGTGACCCACCTAACGAAAGCGCATCTGTTCTATGATGGTCGGATAAAGTGGATGCCACCAGCAATTTATAAGTCTTCATGCAGCATCGATGTTACTTTCTTTCCTTTCGACCAGCAAAGCTGCAAGATGAAGTTTGGCTCGTGGACGTACGACCGCGCCAAGATCGATCTGATCAACATGGATAGTGATGTGGACCAGATGGACTACTGGGAGAGCGGCGAGTGGGTCATCATTAATGCTGTGGGCAAGTACAATACCAAAAAGTACGAGTGCTGCACGGAGATCTATGCAGACATCACTTACTATTTCATCATCCGGAGGCTTCCGCTGTTCTACACTATAAACCTCATCATCCCTTGTCTGCTCATCTCCTGTTTGACGGTGCTGGTGTTTTATTTGCCATCGCAATGTGGAGAGAAGATTACTTTGTGTATCTCAGTGTTACTGTCTCTCACAGTGTtcctcctgctgatcactgagATTATACCGTCTACATCACTGGTGATTCCCCTGATCGGTGAATACCTGCTGTTCACCATGGTCTTCGTCACGCTCTCCATCGTAATTACAGTCTTTGTGTTAAATGTACATCACCGCTCGCCACAAACCCATGGCATGCCTCAGTGGGTGCGGAGAGTGTTCTTGGACTTGGTGCCTCGCGTCCTCTTCATGAAGCGTCCGCCAGGCACAGCGAAGCAGAACTGCAAGAAGCTTATCGAGATGATGCACCGTCCAACAACGGTATCTGCAACGGGCAACTCGCTGGCCTTTTGGGCCGGGTTAGAGACAGGATTGAGACAAATGGGACAGATAGAGAATACACTGCCAAAGACTCCACCCGAAAGTCCAAGCATCCTTGTGTGCTCGCCTTCTCCACATTCTTCTCCCCCTGAGGGCCATACCGAGGAAGATCACCCACTGAAGGGCAACATTTTCTGCCAGTCCACATCCAGCCAATATTCAGTTCTCTCAGACAAACAACTCCTACGTGGACACAACTGCACAGGCTTGTCTTCTTCCCAGTTATCCTTGCCACCATCTTTACCGCTCGGCCCACTTCACAGCCTATACAGGGGAGAACCGAATACACTGGCTCCAAACGGCCGCTCCGTCAGCGTGGAAGAAATGTGTAACCAACAGACGGAGCTTACTCAGCGAGCTGGGCATCACTGTCGCCCCTGCAGCTTCCAGTACTGCTGTCTGCATGATGAAGGGTCAGGGGTCATCAGGTTCACGGGGCGGGTGAAGAAACAAGCCCCAACAGATCACCACAGATCACAAACTCTCACAGCAGAGTTCACCAAGGATGCCAGCACCCAACAGGACACCATAGTTCCAACTATTTCCCCAGCTATGCAACGGGCCATAGAGGGAGTTCAGTACATCGCTGATCATCTCAGGGCTGAGGATGCAGACTTCTCA GTGAAGGAGGACTGGAAGTATGTGGCCATGGTCATTGACAGGATATTCCTCTGGATGTTTGTACTGGTGTGCATACTGGGATCTGTGGgactctttcttcctccttggCTGGCCGGAATGATCTAG
- the zgpat gene encoding zinc finger CCCH-type with G patch domain-containing protein gives MDEEALEAAIATYGAQLQQVETALSAGLDPSQQADLLKLREDLCQLIELTQGSLISVKKSHLLASLEDSNGLLAHTSEAAADTSRANTSFDSEFASFYTELGEYSGGDNRERDKEGGGGLEDGEEEEQEEEYEVEEDTFSGTRVRAPHRTSWGTLEYHNAMVVGSEPPDGDEAQVRVLYVYPTQKSLKPCPYFLEDKCRFPDNCRFSHGEVVYVSELREFLECDLSNLEEGSSCLVRQEDSIWYPAKIQEIDNGFYTVKFDSLLLKDAVVEADSVIPPLREDDPLSSDSDLEDTGDDVAYAKVLDSEAESVALNTAEFGGWEAHTRGMGSKLMLKMGYEYGKGLGKMQEGRVEPVMAVVLPKGNSLDQCAALTQKHTQNKAAKDGTPTGRPKKRRKPRAARGGRNNVFDFLNHKLGGQSANHAEGGAAAPSAATGLEAYRGGESTKRTLNVKLFQAAQRVSQTEREIQKITESLSKQIGWGASRVKQLEDRLSAARRLLAQQKAQEVSIQSEHKKADTHKKMTEF, from the exons ATGGATGAAGAAGCCCTGGAGGCAGCCATTGCTACCTATGGggcccagctgcagcaggtagAGACGGCCCTGTCGGCTGGCCTGGACCCCTCCCAGCAGGCAGACCTGCTCAAACTGAGAGAGGACCTGTGTCAGCTGATAGAGCTCACCCAGGGGAGTCTGATCTCTGTGAAAAAGAGTCATCTCCTGGCCAGCCTCGAGGACAGCAACGGTCTGCTGGCCCACACCTCAGAGGCAGCCGCAGACACAAGCCGTGCCAACACCAGTTTCGACTCTGAGTTTGCTTCTTTTTACACTGAGCTGGGGGAGTATTCAGGTGGTGACAACAGAGAAAGGGACAAGGAGGGAGGTGGTGGGCTAGAagatggtgaggaggaggagcaggaggaagaataTGAAGTAGAAGAAGATACATTCAGTGGTACCAGAGTACGAGCACCTCACCGGACATCATGGGGAACACTGGAGTATCACAATGCCATGGTGGTGGGGTCAGAACCGCCAGATGGAGATGAGGCACAAGTTAGAGTGCTCTACGTCTACCCCACCCAGAAGTCTCTGAAACCATGTCCCTACTTTCTAGAGGACAAATGTCGCTTCCCGGATAATTGCAG ATTTTCTCACGGTGAAGTGGTGTATGTGTCGGAGCTCAGAGAGTTCTTGGAGTGTGACCTCAGTAACCTTGAAGAAGGCTCGTCCTGCTTGGTTCGACAAGAGGACAGCATCTGGTACCCAGCAAAAATCCAAG AAATAGACAATGGTTTCTACACTGTGAAGTTtgactcactgctgctgaaagaTGCTGTGGTGGAGGCGGACTCTGTTATCCCACCTTTGAGAGAAGACGACCCGCTGTCTTCTGACTCTGACCTGGAAGACACTGGAGATGATGTGGCTTATGCAAAAG TTCTGGACTCAGAAGCAGAATCTGTTGCGTTAAATACTGCTGAGTTTGGTGGCTGGGAGGCACATACCAGAGGCATGGGTTCCAAGCTTATGCTCAAAATGGGCTATGAATATGGGAAAG GCTTGGGAAAGATGCAGGAGGGTCGAGTGGAGCCAGTCATGGCTGTGGTCCTACCCAAAGGTAACTCTCTGGACCAGTGTGCCGCTCTCACCCAGAAACACACCCAGAACAAGGCTGCAAAAGACGGCACACCGACGGGCAGGCCCAAGAAACGCAGGAAGCCTCGTGCTGCCAGAGGAGGGCGCAACAACGTGTTTGACTTCCTCAACCACAAACTAGGCGGCCAGAGCGCCAATCATGCTGAGGGgggtgctgctgctccttcagcaGCGACTGGGTTGGAGGCGTACAGGGGAGGGGAGAGCACCAAGAGGACTCTGAATGTGAAGCTGTTCCAGGCGGCGCAGAGGGTGtcccagacagagagggagatcCAGAAAATAACCGAGTCACTGAGCAAGCAAATAGGCTG gggCGCATCCAGAGTGAAGCAGCTAGAGGACAGGCTGTCTGCGGCCCGCCGGTTGCTGGCCCAGCAGAAAGCCCAGGAGGTGTCCATCCAGAGTGAGCACAAGAAGGCTGACACACACAAGAAGATGACAGAGTTCTAA
- the tti1 gene encoding TELO2-interacting protein 1 homolog, protein MPPTMAQISDPKIAFAYLRPACVLLTREPSVTNVEAVSGQLKEVNDATLQQLQEYVLFPLRFVLKVPGPKKEKLVQAVAEAMSHILENTCVQSWKTLHDLLSELCLCLCSPTDPGKPADTSEELKLAVLRCLDALLHAAYGDIVFKLFEPIMLPGLGAAISLLLALGEKEKSRDVQAAALKCLQALILQCDCSQVHVVPSLEERRAIGSTMASFLPGITTAVARIITGDLRQGHAVTVKAIKVLSSAVELVMEDVQLQASEPCKTPSPNLGKIAQLVVQRKQDWLKSTAGKLSVLLKKIITWTSAHRHWRVRLEMVELADHLLARCSRSLGECVGPLLEALVGAVNDEEPRVRERCEVALREVSQRNQSSSSSGDVTSERSSIPTFTDVLSENLHSLATSLPRLMRTSDDQNKLFVLNVFLGYLKVLGPLVSVVLNSAVHLERISKALMQVLELDVMDVCIVEERSHSSTIETTSTSSDCCTAQTQRKHFLYFTDEMILSVLMEICRTLGYYGNIYLLTDHFLDLYRQSLAYRKQAAMVLNEIVRGAAGIGVLTESQGLEGEGHRRSANKDDLKAAVMSVMEEYTSLNNWHLITVSEETDRDRQDQQLLSPPRILSISNSDVSNINANSLQVIPSSFGSTSPSSSTSTIHQLNSNIWQLCIQLEGIACFSQALGRDFRPLLMTSLYSVLEKAGEETLLVSQAALGSMWVISRACDYPSLKELINENSDYLLNDISLNLQRLHQHPQAPRVLTVMLTHSDCSLLPLVGDIVQDVLMALDLSYDHTGALFCSVLHALMKALARWFPSSCNTTNESARPQQTSTDQEDLDIRQFLLDYRKQKDLAEGIGIEEDDTDDLDVPPPTECEDVEDNDGPNVKAELPSHLSITKDVMERCIHLLSDPSLRLRLKVLDVLELCVCVLSEKENELLPMAHRCWPALLQRLTADDPLAVLRAFRMLCTLGDMCGDFLRRRVSKEVLPKLSSSLVRQAPISAKAGPVYTHTVAYKLQLAVLQGLGSLCQRLDLAEADLDAVCDACLPYLSCRQPIRLQEACLSVFRHLIQVDPDTFWFTLNELHCPSSYTPPHPDLLPIKLSGMGRPRDEYSDNVLKLLREEYGSDAATVDQRIS, encoded by the exons ATGCCTCCAACCATGGCTCAGATCAGTGATCCAAAGATCGCCTTTGCCTACCTGCGCCCGGCCTGTGTGCTGCTGACCCGAGAGCCGTCCGTGACCAATGTGGAGGCAGTGAGCGGTCAGTTAAAAGAAGTCAACGATGCCACGTTGCAGCAGCTCCAAGAGTatgtcctcttccctcttcGCTTTGTCCTCAAAGTACCCGGGCCCAAGAAGGAAAAACTGGTGCAGGCTGTGGCTGAAGCCATGAGCCACATCCTGGAGAACACTTGCGTCCAGAGCTGGAAGACCCTCCACGACCTCCTCTCAgagctctgcctctgcctctgctctccAACCGATCCTGGGAAACCTGCTGACACGTCAGAGGAGCTGAAATTGGCCGTGCTGAGGTGCTTGGATGCCTTGCTTCATGCTGCTTATGGTGATATAGTTTTCAAACTCTTTGAACCAATCATGTTGCCTGGACTGGGAGCAGCCATATCACTGCTACTGGCTTTAGGTGAGAAGGAGAAATCCCGGGATGTACAGGCAGCAGCGCTGAAGTGCCTCCAAGCTTTGATTCTGCAGTGTGACTGTAGTCAGGTGCATGTAGTCCCTTCCTTAGAAGAGCGACGTGCCATCGGCAGCACCATGGCTTCATTCTTACCTGGGATCACTACGGCTGTAGCTAGGATCATTACCGGAGATCTGAGACAAGGCCACGCAGTCACGGTCAAGGCCATCAAG gTTTTGTCCAGTGCTGTGGAGCTTGTGATGGAAGACGTCCAGCTCCAGGCCAGTGAGCCCTGCAAGACTCCCTCACCAAACCTGGGTAAAATCGCACAGCTGGTGGTCCAGCGAAAGCAAGACTGGTTAAAGAGCACGGCAGGGAAGCTTTCTGTGCTGCTGAAGAAGATCATCACCTGGACCTCAGCCCACCGGCACTGGAGGGTTCGCCTGGAGATGGTGGAGCTGGCTGACCACCTGCTGGCCAGGTGTAGTCGGTCACTTGGAGAGTGCGTGGGGCCGCTGCTGGAAGCACTGGTGGGAGCAGTCAATGACGAGGAGcccagagtcagagagag GTGTGAGGTTGCTCTGAGAGAGGTATCACAGAGgaatcagagcagcagcagcagtggggaTGTTACCAGTGAACGCAGCAGCATTCCGACCTTCACTGACGTGCTTTCAGAGAATCTCCACTCCCTGGCCACCTCCCTGCCCAGACTGATGAGGACCTCTGACGACCAGAATAAACTGTTTGTCCTCAACGTGTTTCTGGGTTACTTAAAAGTCCTGGGACCACTCGTCTCTGTGGTGCTGAACTCGGCTGTACATCTGGAGAGGATTTCCAAAGCCTTGATGCAG GTGCTGGAGctggatgtgatggatgtttGCATCGTAGAGGAAAGAAGTCACAGCTCCACCATAGAAACAACTTCCACCTCCTCTGATTGCTGCACTgctcaaacacagaggaagcaTTTCCTCTACTTCACTGATGAGATGATCCTCTCTGTGCTCATGGAGATCTGTCGGACATTAG GTTACTATGGCAACATTTACCTGCTGACTGATCACTTTCTAGATCTGTACCGCCAGTCGTTGGCATACAGAAAGCAGGCCGCCATGGTCCTGAATGAGATTGTCAGGGGCGCTGCAGGCATCGGTGTGTTGACAGAGAGTCAGGGTCTGGAGGGTGAGGGTCACAGACGCTCTGCCAACAAGGATGACCtgaaagcagcagtgatgtcGGTCATGGAAGAATACACCAGTCTGAACAACTGGCACTTGATCACTGTCAGCGAGGAGACAGATAGAGACCGACAGGACCAACAG CTGCTCAGCCCACCCAGAATTCTATCCATATCCAACAGTGACGTTAGCAACATTAATGCAAACTCTCTCCAAGTGATCCCTTCCTCGTTTGGCTCCACATCTCCCTCATCGTCCACCTCCACAATCCACCAGCTCAACAGCAACATCTGGCAGCTCTGCATCCAGCTCGAGGGCATCGCCTGCTTTTCTCAGGCTCTGGGGCGTGACTTTCGTCCCCTGTTGATGACATCCCTGTACTCTGTGCTGGAGAAAGCTGGGGAGGAGACTCTGCTGGTCAGCCAGGCAGCGCTGGGCTCCATGTGGGTTATCAGCAGAGCCTGTGACTACCCCTCCCTGAAGGAGCTCATCAATGAAAACTCAGACTACCTGCTCAATGACATCTCCCTCAACCTGCAGAGGCTCCACCAGCATCCACAG GCTCCACGGGTGTTGACAGTGATGTTGACTCACTCTGACTGCAGCCTGCTGCCTCTGGTCGGGGACATCGTTCAGGATGTGCTGATGGCTCTGGATCTCAGCTACGACCACACGGGTGCACTTTTCTGCTCGGTGCTGCACGCGCTAATGAAGGCACTGG CGAGGTGGTTTCCCTCCAGTTGTAATACGACCAATGAGTCTGCCAGACCCCAACAGACGTCCACTGACCAGGAAGACCTCGACATCCGACAGTTCCTGCTGGATTACCGCAAACAGAAAGATCTGGCAGAGGGCATTGGAATAGAGGAGGACGATACTGACGACCTCG ATGTTCCTCCTCCCACGGAGTGTGAGGACGTTGAAGATAACGATGGTCCCAACGTGAAAGCAGAGCTTCCCTCCCACCTCAGCATCACTAAAGATGTAATGGAACGCTGCATTCATCTGCTGTCCGATCCCAGCCTCAGGCTCCGACTCAAG GTGTTGGACGTGCTcgagctttgtgtgtgtgtcctgagtgAGAAGGAAAATGAGCTGCTGCCTATGGCCCACCGCTGCTGGCCCGCCCTCCTCCAGAGACTGACAGCTGACGACCCGTTAGCGGTCCTCAGAGCCTTCAGG ATGCTGTGTACTCTGGGTGACATGTGTGGCGACTTCCTGAGGAGGAGGGTTTCTAAGGAGGTTCTCCCAAAGCTGAGCTCCTCGCTGGTACGACAGGCTCCCATCAGCGCTAAGGCCGGACCCgtctacacacacacggtgGCCTACAAACTGCAACTGGCTGTGCTGCAGGGGCTGGGCTCGCTGTGCCAGAGGCTGGACCTGG